One part of the Salmo salar chromosome ssa28, Ssal_v3.1, whole genome shotgun sequence genome encodes these proteins:
- the fbxo9 gene encoding F-box only protein 9, protein MAESVINSLGIVEDQDGENGSTDDANLHVELNVFRAQWMSELKPNSASNGGNRGLSSRAADLKRKQELAREEKARELFLKAVEEEENGAVYEAIKYYRRAMQIVPDIEFKINYSRSPDPDGGNENDMDGEIEDLLAYFHQQLTLQDNSLKICVPEVDMAQMHISALPPEVLMYIFRWVVSRDLDLRALEQLSLVCRGFYICARDPEIWRSACLRAWGRSCTKLVPYNSWREMFLERPRVRFDGVYISKTAYIRQGEESLDGFYRAWHQVEYYRYLRFFPDGQVMMLTTPEDPLVTVPRLRSRNTRVESIMCGHYRLSQDTDNQTKVFVVVSKRKEEKVAEYQRISRFCRRNPAAPETEHSFHVGLQLSSGGRQSFNKLNWIHHSCHITYRSTGETVVTAFDLDQMYASFYFARVKSYTAFSERPL, encoded by the exons ATG GCTGAAAGCGTTATCAATTCTCTTGGCATTGTAGAAGATCAAGACGGAGAGAATGGAAGTACTGATGATGCAAACCTCCAC GTGGAGCTCAATGTGTTCAGGGCCCAGTGGATGTCTGAACTGAAGCCCAACTCTGCATCCAATGGGGGGAACCGAGGACTGTCGTCGAGAGCTGCAGACTTGAAAAGAAAACAGGAACTGGCCCGGGAGGAAAAA GCCAGAGAGTTGTTCCTTAAAGCTGTTGAGGAAGAAGAGAATGGAGCTGTTTATGAAG CAATTAAGTACTATCGCAGGGCAATGCAGATTGTGCCTGACATCGAGTTCAAAATCAACTACAGTCGTTCCCCTGATCCAGATGGCGG CAATGAGAATGACATGGATGGTGAAATAGAGGATCTACTGGCCTACTTCCATCAGCAGCTCACTCTGCAAGACAACTCTCTGAAGATATGTGTTCCTGAGGTGGATATGGCTCAGATGCACATctcag CCCTGCCCCCAGAGGTCTTGATGTACATCTTCCGTTGGGTTGTGTCCCGTGATCTGGACCTGCGTGCCCTGGAGCAGCTCTCCTTAGTCTGTAGAGGCTTCTACATTTGTGCTAG GGACCCAGAGATTTGGCGTTCGGCCTGTCTGAGAGCGTGGGGCCGGAGCTGTACCAAACTGGTGCCCTACAACTCCTGGAGGGAGATGTTTCTTGAGAGGCCACGTGTGCGCTTTGATG GTGTTTACATCAGCAAGACGGCATACATCCGTCAGGGAGAGGAGTCCCTTGATGGATTCTATAGGGCTTGGCACCAAGTGGAGTATTACAG ATATCTGCGTTTCTTCCCTGATGGCCAAGTCATGATGCTGACCACGCCTGAGGACCCACTGGTCACTGTTCCCCGTCTGCGTAGCAGGAACACCAG GGTGGAGTCCATTATGTGTGGTCATTATCGTCTGTCGCAGGACACAGACAATCAAACCAAAGTCTTTGTTGTTGTCTCCAAGAGAAAAGAAGAG AAGGTGGCAGAGTACCAGAGAATCTCTCGGTTCTGCCGGCGGAACCCAGCGGCGCCCGAGACAGAACACAGCTTTCACGTGGGACTGCAGTTGTCCTCCGGGGGGCGCCAGAGCTTCAACAAGCTGAATTGGATCCACCATTCCTGCCACATCACCTACAG ATCCACCGGAGAGACAGTTGTCACTGCCTTCGACTTGGACCAGATGTACGCATCTTTTTACTTTGCACGCGTGAAGAGCTACACAGCATTTTCTGAACGTCCATTGTAG